CCGCTCCACCGCCTCCTTCTGGGTGAAGTGCACGACGTACACCGGCGCCTGACCGGTCGTCAGCAACTCCTCCAGGGTGTCGTGCATGGTGGTGCGGCGGTACTCGTAGAACAGCGGAACGGGCCGGGTCACCGAGCGGACCACGGTGGTCGGCCGGCCGGTGCGGCGGGCCAGATCCTCCTCGAACCGGCGGACGTCGCCGAGGGTGGCCGACATCAGCAGGAACTGCGCGTGCGGCAGCTCCAGGATCGGGATCTGCCAGGCCCAGCCGCGATCCGGCTCGGCGTAGAAGTGGAACTCGTCCATCACGACCTGGCCGACGTCGGCCTGCGCCCCGTCGCGCAGGGCGATGTTCGCCAGCACCTCGGCGGTGCAGCAGATGATCGGCGCGGTCGGGTTCACGCTCGCGTCGCCGGTCATCATGCCGACCTGCTCGGTGCCGAACATCTTGCACAGGTCGAAGAACTTCTCCGACACCAGCGCCTTGATCGGCGCGGTGTAGAACGTCCGCTTGCCCTCCGCCAGTGCCGCGAAGTGCGCACCGGCCGCCACCAGGCTCTTACCGGAGCCGGTCGGCGTCGCCAGGATGACGTTGTTTCCTGACACCAGCTCGATCAGCGCCTCCTCCTGCGCGGGGTAGAGCGTGATCCCGCGCTCCTCCGCCCAGGCGGCGAACGTCTCGTACAGCGCGTCGGGAGTGGCAGGGCTCGGCATCAGGTCCAGGAGGGTCACCCGGCTATCTTGCCTGCTCGCGCCGTCCCCGGGCAAAGGCCGGGGACGGCGCGAGCCGATCGGCGCCCGGTGGGCCGCCTCCCTCGCCCGCCGCCTCGCGGCCTGCGCCGCTCGCGTCCGGCGACCTCGGCGGCTCCGGCGTCCGCTGCGCTCGTACGGCCACCGCCCCGGTGGCGCTGTGCCCCGGCGCACATTGCCGGTGCCACGCCCCTCGTGCCAGAGTGCGGCCATGGCCCACTCCACCGCGTCCGAGCAGCAGACCCGCACCCCGGCCGCCGTCTTCGACTGGCTCGACGAGGCCGCCGAGCTGCGGGCCCGGGCCGGCCTGACCCGTACGCTGCGCAGCCGGCCCGCCGACGACCCGGTGCTGGACCTGGCGAGCAACGACTACCTCGGGCTGGTCCACCACCCCGCCGTGACCCGCGCCGCCGCCGACGCGGCGCTGCGCTGGGGCGGCGGCGCGACCGGCTCCCGGCTGGTCACCGGCACCACCGCACTGCACACCGAGCTGGAGGATGAGCTCGCCGACTTCTGCGGGGTCGAGGCGGCGCTCGTCTTCTCCTCCGGCTACACCGCGAACCTGGCCGCGCTCACCGCGCTCACCGACCCCGACACCCTGATCGTCTCGGACGCCTACAACCACGCCTCCCTGATCGACGGCTGCCGGCTGTCGCGCAGCGACGTGCACCGCGCCCCGCACAGCGACCCGGCCGCCGTCGCCGTCGCCCTGGCCGAGCGCAGCCACCGCCGGGCCCTGGTCGTCACCGACTCGGTGTTCTCGGTCGACGGCAACGCGGCACCGCTGCCCGAGCTCTCCGCGGCCGCCCGCGCGCACGGCGCCGCCCTGCTGGTGGACGACGCCCACGGGCTCGGCGTGCTCGGCCCCGGCGGCGCGGGCGCGCTGGCCGCCGCCGCTCTCGCCGGGCAGCCGGACACCGTCGCCACCGTCACCCTCTCCAAGTCGCTCGGCTCCCAGGGCGGCGCCGTCCTCGGGCCCCGCCGGGTCATCCGCCACCTGACCGAGACCGCCCGCACCTTCATCTTCGACACCGGTCTGGCCCCCGCCGCGGCGGGCGCCGCGCTCGGCGCGCTGCGCCTGCTGCGGGCCGAACCGCACCGCGCGGAGCGGGCCCGCGAGGTCGCCCGGCTGCTCGCCGGCCGGCTCACCGCCGCCGGCCTCCGGGCCAGCACGCCGGACGCGGCCGTGGTCTCGGTACGCGCGCCCGGCCCGGAGGCCGCCGTCGCCTGGGCGGCGGACTGCCGTACCGCGGGTCTGGCGGTGGGCTGCTTCCGGCCGCCGTCCGTGCCCGACG
The sequence above is drawn from the Kitasatospora sp. NBC_00315 genome and encodes:
- a CDS encoding 8-amino-7-oxononanoate synthase; translated protein: MAHSTASEQQTRTPAAVFDWLDEAAELRARAGLTRTLRSRPADDPVLDLASNDYLGLVHHPAVTRAAADAALRWGGGATGSRLVTGTTALHTELEDELADFCGVEAALVFSSGYTANLAALTALTDPDTLIVSDAYNHASLIDGCRLSRSDVHRAPHSDPAAVAVALAERSHRRALVVTDSVFSVDGNAAPLPELSAAARAHGAALLVDDAHGLGVLGPGGAGALAAAALAGQPDTVATVTLSKSLGSQGGAVLGPRRVIRHLTETARTFIFDTGLAPAAAGAALGALRLLRAEPHRAERAREVARLLAGRLTAAGLRASTPDAAVVSVRAPGPEAAVAWAADCRTAGLAVGCFRPPSVPDGISRLRLTARGDLTDAQIDDAVRIIRRTAPAG